One Dermacentor andersoni chromosome 6, qqDerAnde1_hic_scaffold, whole genome shotgun sequence genomic window carries:
- the LOC140218954 gene encoding uncharacterized protein encodes MDALYHSHLAFTRRFRFLFPAQGKKLLELKGIFKEVLDMCGKTFHGALKLLPRQNVQRVVTASCRVYGACWASLDAKTTSENSVFHASVNISAKQSYAMVQFMTCLRNSEAVKLPLEVVDYLAAFGRQYIYSFVWFR; translated from the exons ATGGACGCGTTGTACCATTCTCATCTCGCCTTCACCCGtcgtttccgttttctttttccaGCACAGGGAAAGAAGTTATTGGAAttaaaaggaatatttaaagaaGTACTTGATATGTGCGGCAAAACATTTCACGGCGCACTGAAGCTGCTTCCTCGACAAAACGTGCAGAGA GTCGTGACGGCATCGTGCCGTGTCTACGGTGCGTGTTGGGCGTCGCTTGATGCCAAAACAACGAGTGAG AACAGTGTGTTCCACGCATCCGTGAACATTTCTGCCAAGCAGTCATACGCCATGGTCCAGTTTATG ACATGCCTGCGCAATAGCGAGGCCGTCAAGCTGCCGTTGGAAGTTGTCGACTACCTGGCTGCCTT